Proteins encoded together in one Bacteroidales bacterium window:
- a CDS encoding pyridoxal phosphate-dependent aminotransferase encodes MPIISDKGKAMPASPIRKLVPFAEEAKRKGRKVYHLNIGQPDIPTPKIALDAIKNNPLNVVEYSHSAGNESYRKGLANYYKTIGINITPNDIITTTGGSEAITIAFMTCLNPDDEVIIPEPFYANYNSFALQAGVVVKPITSYIESDFALPPVAEFEKLITPKTKGIVICNPNNPTGYLYSQAELEQLATIIKKHDLYLFSDEVYREFCYDGETHFSAMMLKGLENNVILLDSVSKRYSMCGVRIGALISLNKEVVASALRFAQARLSPPSYGQIAAEAALATPKEYFTEVYNEYIERRNYMVDALNRMEGVYCPKPKGAFYTVVKLPIDDSDKFAQWLLDSFEYNNQTVMLAPATGFYSTCGYGKNEVRIAYVLKIDDLKNAMKCLEEALKQYPGRTI; translated from the coding sequence ATGCCTATAATCTCCGATAAAGGTAAAGCGATGCCAGCTTCACCTATTAGAAAATTAGTTCCTTTTGCCGAAGAAGCAAAACGTAAGGGTCGTAAGGTATATCACCTAAATATTGGTCAACCCGATATACCAACACCAAAAATTGCTTTAGATGCAATAAAGAACAATCCTTTAAACGTAGTAGAGTATAGCCATTCTGCTGGTAACGAGAGTTATCGTAAAGGGCTAGCAAACTACTACAAAACTATTGGCATAAACATAACTCCAAACGATATTATCACAACCACGGGCGGTTCAGAGGCTATCACAATTGCCTTTATGACCTGTTTAAATCCTGATGATGAGGTAATTATCCCAGAACCCTTCTATGCAAATTATAATAGTTTTGCATTACAGGCTGGAGTTGTAGTAAAACCAATAACATCATATATCGAGAGCGATTTTGCTTTACCTCCAGTTGCCGAATTTGAGAAGTTAATTACTCCAAAAACAAAGGGAATTGTAATTTGTAACCCCAATAACCCTACTGGTTATCTATACTCTCAGGCAGAATTAGAGCAGTTAGCAACCATTATCAAAAAACACGATTTGTACCTATTCTCCGATGAGGTTTATCGTGAGTTTTGTTACGATGGGGAAACCCATTTCTCTGCTATGATGCTTAAGGGTCTTGAGAACAATGTAATTCTTTTGGATTCCGTTTCGAAGCGTTATAGCATGTGTGGTGTTAGAATTGGAGCTTTAATATCGCTCAACAAAGAGGTAGTTGCCTCGGCATTAAGATTTGCACAGGCAAGACTTTCACCACCATCATACGGTCAAATTGCAGCGGAAGCCGCATTAGCAACTCCAAAGGAATATTTCACCGAAGTTTACAACGAGTATATCGAGCGTCGTAACTATATGGTTGATGCGCTTAACAGGATGGAAGGTGTTTACTGCCCAAAACCAAAGGGTGCTTTCTACACTGTAGTTAAGCTACCTATTGATGATTCCGATAAATTTGCTCAATGGTTACTCGACAGTTTTGAATACAACAATCAAACTGTTATGCTTGCCCCTGCTACAGGTTTTTACTCAACATGTGGTTATGGCAAAAACGAGGTTCGTATTGCATACGTTCTTAAGATTGACGATTTAAAGAACGCTATGAAGTGTTTAGAAGAAGCATTGAAACAATATCCGGGTAGGACTATTTAG
- the bla gene encoding subclass B1 metallo-beta-lactamase: MKRTLIFIIIGFIQFYGYSQGFDTIKVTKDIELIKISPSAYVHISYKDVPSYGRVPANGMILINNNEAFIFDTPWTDSLTNDLLQWIKNKMQLKIVGFIPNDWHWDSMGGLKLINDLGVPTYANEMTKELAQKKGLPVPKNGFIDSLALKFGKFDICCYYFGAAHTIDNIVVWIPSEKILFADCMIKELKAKDLGFTGDGDVNSYGITVKRVMDKFKSIKYVVPGHGDIGGKDLIEHTLELTKKK; this comes from the coding sequence ATGAAAAGAACATTGATTTTTATAATAATTGGATTTATTCAATTTTATGGGTATTCCCAAGGGTTTGATACAATTAAAGTTACAAAGGATATTGAGCTAATAAAAATCTCACCATCAGCTTATGTTCATATTTCATATAAGGATGTGCCGAGTTATGGCCGAGTACCAGCAAATGGTATGATTTTAATCAACAATAATGAGGCTTTTATATTTGATACGCCTTGGACAGATTCATTGACAAACGATCTGCTTCAATGGATTAAAAATAAAATGCAACTAAAAATTGTTGGATTTATACCAAACGATTGGCATTGGGACAGTATGGGAGGTTTAAAGCTAATAAATGATTTAGGTGTGCCGACTTATGCAAATGAGATGACTAAAGAACTCGCCCAAAAGAAAGGATTACCAGTTCCCAAAAATGGTTTTATAGATTCATTGGCATTAAAATTTGGCAAGTTTGATATATGTTGTTATTATTTTGGAGCAGCTCACACTATTGATAATATTGTGGTATGGATACCTTCCGAAAAGATATTATTTGCAGATTGTATGATAAAAGAGTTAAAAGCAAAAGACCTTGGGTTTACTGGCGATGGAGATGTAAACTCTTATGGGATAACAGTAAAAAGAGTTATGGATAAATTTAAAAGCATCAAATATGTTGTTCCGGGACATGGGGATATAGGGGGAAAAGATTTGATTGAACACACATTAGAGCTAACAAAAAAGAAATAA
- a CDS encoding DUF1573 domain-containing protein, whose protein sequence is MLHAQTTEVQQKADKANITFTSLEHNYGTVEWDSNGTCEFEFTNNGKEVLTLTNVQASCGCTAPEWSKEPIKPGEKGKITVKYNTKIPGVFQKHIRVSSNATEEPIVLTIKGEVKPQTQPQEQPKK, encoded by the coding sequence ATGCTACACGCACAAACCACTGAGGTTCAACAAAAGGCAGACAAAGCAAATATTACATTTACAAGTTTGGAGCATAACTATGGTACTGTTGAGTGGGACTCTAACGGCACATGTGAGTTTGAATTTACAAATAATGGCAAAGAAGTTCTTACTTTAACCAACGTTCAAGCTTCTTGCGGTTGCACAGCTCCCGAGTGGTCAAAAGAGCCTATTAAACCAGGAGAAAAAGGGAAGATAACCGTTAAGTACAATACAAAGATTCCTGGAGTATTCCAGAAACATATAAGAGTTTCATCCAACGCAACTGAAGAGCCTATTGTTTTAACAATAAAAGGAGAAGTTAAGCCACAAACTCAACCTCAAGAACAACCAAAGAAATAG
- a CDS encoding RNA polymerase sigma factor, protein MDEQKQLNKLLKRCSRGDRKAQEHLYYSYYGYTMSIALRFSGSRVMAEEIVNDSFLKVFTKVESHNTDKSFKAWVRKIVVNTALDYNRKELRNFDTIELIEEKHDAVDEGFEFPHAEEIIDLLQKLSPMYRLVFNLYVMEGYSHEEIAQMLDISINTSRSNLSRAKERVVELVEKHRLYAKS, encoded by the coding sequence TTGGACGAGCAGAAACAGCTAAATAAATTATTAAAAAGGTGTTCCCGTGGCGATAGAAAAGCGCAGGAACACCTTTACTACTCATACTATGGCTATACTATGAGTATTGCCCTTCGTTTCTCAGGATCACGTGTAATGGCTGAGGAGATAGTGAATGATTCATTTCTAAAGGTTTTTACAAAGGTTGAAAGTCACAATACCGATAAAAGTTTTAAAGCTTGGGTACGAAAAATAGTTGTGAATACTGCACTTGATTATAATAGGAAAGAGTTGAGAAATTTCGACACCATTGAACTCATTGAGGAAAAGCACGATGCTGTTGATGAGGGTTTTGAATTTCCTCATGCAGAAGAGATAATAGATTTACTTCAGAAATTGTCCCCGATGTATCGATTGGTTTTTAACCTTTACGTTATGGAGGGGTACTCACACGAAGAGATTGCTCAAATGCTTGATATTAGCATTAACACATCCCGTTCAAATTTGAGCAGAGCTAAAGAAAGAGTTGTTGAACTTGTTGAAAAGCACCGTTTGTATGCAAAATCCTGA
- a CDS encoding PaaI family thioesterase produces MQLNIEKLQHLIGKNSQSYGSPVMKWLNPTLISVNEKGLTYKYLIRNEMTNPSGKLHGGISALIIDDAIGATMIAFNENFIFVTVNNNIDYKSAVDEGETIIAETSILESENRIITVQCDIWNEDKSKIVAKGTSKLLKRPR; encoded by the coding sequence ATGCAACTGAATATTGAAAAATTACAACATCTGATAGGGAAAAACTCCCAGTCATATGGCTCACCAGTAATGAAGTGGCTTAATCCAACTCTTATAAGTGTTAACGAAAAAGGGCTAACATATAAATATCTTATCCGGAATGAAATGACAAATCCATCTGGAAAATTGCACGGAGGAATATCCGCTTTAATTATCGATGATGCTATTGGAGCAACTATGATTGCTTTTAATGAAAATTTTATTTTTGTTACTGTCAATAATAATATTGATTATAAAAGTGCTGTAGATGAAGGGGAAACCATTATTGCTGAGACCTCAATATTAGAAAGTGAGAATAGGATAATAACTGTTCAATGTGATATTTGGAATGAAGATAAAAGCAAAATAGTTGCAAAAGGCACATCAAAACTATTAAAGAGGCCGAGATAA
- a CDS encoding type II toxin-antitoxin system HigB family toxin, with amino-acid sequence MGIVKEKTLTEYCKLNRYKQAEESIKAWIFEVRFSTWNNANELKLKYGNASIINSKRVVFNIKGNDYRLIVDVEYKLKVVFIVWFGTHKEYDRIDAKTVNYEN; translated from the coding sequence ATGGGAATAGTAAAGGAGAAAACGTTAACCGAGTACTGCAAACTTAATAGATACAAGCAAGCTGAGGAATCTATTAAGGCTTGGATCTTCGAGGTTAGATTCTCAACCTGGAACAACGCTAATGAGCTTAAATTGAAGTACGGCAACGCTAGCATAATTAACTCGAAAAGGGTTGTATTTAACATCAAAGGCAACGATTACCGATTAATAGTTGATGTAGAGTACAAACTAAAGGTTGTTTTTATCGTGTGGTTCGGCACACATAAGGAGTACGATAGAATAGACGCTAAAACAGTGAACTATGAAAACTAA
- a CDS encoding GNAT family N-acetyltransferase gives MELHSIHNKSEILKFLMSNPELQVYSIGDLDEFFWPKTIWYSLKENDEIKALALLYIGMSTPTLLAIYDKDFSAFRELIERLKPILPTKFYAHLSPGLVDIFGKNNIIQNFGNNIKMALRPPPLQINDNNIRKLVVDDIQLIEEFYKKSYPDNWFDKRMIETEKYLGYFINNMLVGIAGIHVYSKEYKVAALGNIATHPDYRGKGIGFKLTSALCSDLKKTVDHIGLNVKSNNDTAISCYKKIGFEIIGNYDECLIKNG, from the coding sequence ATGGAACTCCACTCAATACACAACAAATCTGAAATTCTTAAATTCTTAATGTCCAACCCTGAACTACAGGTATATTCAATTGGCGACTTGGATGAATTTTTCTGGCCCAAAACAATTTGGTACTCACTTAAAGAAAATGACGAAATAAAAGCATTGGCATTGCTTTACATCGGCATGTCAACTCCTACCCTACTTGCTATATACGATAAAGATTTTAGTGCTTTCAGAGAACTTATTGAGAGGTTAAAACCTATACTTCCAACAAAGTTCTATGCACACCTAAGCCCTGGTTTAGTTGATATTTTCGGCAAAAACAATATCATTCAGAATTTTGGAAACAATATTAAAATGGCTCTTAGACCCCCCCCTTTGCAGATAAATGATAATAACATTCGAAAACTAGTTGTTGATGATATCCAATTAATCGAAGAATTCTATAAAAAATCTTATCCCGATAACTGGTTTGATAAAAGGATGATAGAAACAGAAAAGTACTTAGGCTATTTTATCAATAATATGTTAGTTGGAATTGCTGGGATTCATGTCTATTCAAAGGAATACAAAGTAGCAGCATTAGGAAATATTGCCACGCACCCCGATTATAGGGGAAAAGGAATAGGGTTTAAGCTAACATCAGCCCTTTGTTCGGATTTGAAAAAAACCGTGGATCATATCGGATTAAACGTAAAATCAAACAACGATACGGCAATTAGCTGTTACAAAAAGATTGGGTTTGAAATCATCGGAAACTATGATGAATGTTTAATTAAAAATGGATAA
- a CDS encoding helix-turn-helix domain-containing protein — protein MKTKILKTKKEYNAACERIYSLIHSSENPIEPNSSEGEEMELLSLLVEKYEQEHYQLGTPNPIEAIKFRMEQMNLKQTDIAPLFGGKTRVSEVLNGKRPLTLKMITLLNRYLGIPLESLVSGNKDIKLEPAKRERILGIASIRDYVKGSHVAMI, from the coding sequence ATGAAAACTAAAATACTAAAGACGAAAAAGGAGTACAACGCAGCCTGCGAAAGGATTTATAGTCTTATCCACAGCTCCGAAAACCCCATTGAACCAAATAGTTCGGAGGGTGAAGAGATGGAACTCCTATCATTGCTGGTTGAAAAGTACGAGCAAGAGCACTATCAGCTTGGCACACCCAACCCCATTGAGGCGATTAAGTTCAGAATGGAACAGATGAACCTTAAGCAAACTGATATCGCCCCGCTATTTGGAGGAAAGACAAGGGTATCAGAGGTGTTAAACGGCAAAAGACCGTTAACACTAAAGATGATAACCTTACTCAACAGATATCTAGGAATTCCATTGGAGTCATTGGTTAGTGGTAATAAGGATATAAAACTGGAACCTGCAAAACGGGAACGAATTCTAGGCATAGCCTCTATTAGAGACTATGTAAAGGGTAGTCATGTAGCCATGATCTAA